The Bacteroidia bacterium genome includes a window with the following:
- a CDS encoding FeoA family protein, with amino-acid sequence MSKMDTLADLKIGESAIIVAFTDEEMALKLMEMGCIPGEKITLERTAPMGDPIAVSVSGYVLSLRKKEAATITVTGRS; translated from the coding sequence ATGAGTAAAATGGACACCTTGGCGGATTTAAAAATTGGAGAATCTGCCATTATTGTGGCTTTTACAGACGAAGAAATGGCGTTGAAATTAATGGAAATGGGATGTATTCCTGGCGAGAAAATAACATTGGAACGTACTGCTCCGATGGGAGATCCAATCGCAGTAAGTGTTTCGGGATATGTGTTGAGTTTACGAAAAAAAGAAGCGGCAACGATTACCGTTACCGGAAGGTCTTAA
- a CDS encoding MFS transporter, which yields MKSEVGEQPEKKFSAKFLRALHHKNYRLFFIGQTISLVGTWMQQIAMNWLVYRLTGSVFLLGTVGFATQMSTFVLAPFAGVYADRWNRHKILITTQSLSLLQALLMTVLIFTHVIAVWHILVLAVFLGLINAFDIPARQAFLVQMIDDRKDLPNAIALNSSMFNAARLIGPSLAGILIALFGEGFCFLFNGISYIAVIIALLSMKNFQPQAKANTKKVWHNLREGFSYAFHLPAARTILTLLAIISLFGMPYSVLMPVFAKKIFLGGAHTYGFLTGATGVGALIAAFYLAGRKDAEGLGKILFFGSLLFGICLLLFSLSHNLVLSLFILVAIGFGQIVQMASGNTILQTQTDDAMRGRIMSIYTMAFRGFMPLGSLLAGTLAAIIGAPYTLCIGSTVCIFASLFLRKYLAAISPKKK from the coding sequence ATGAAAAGTGAAGTAGGGGAGCAGCCTGAAAAAAAATTTTCCGCAAAATTTTTACGGGCATTGCATCACAAAAATTATCGTTTGTTTTTTATCGGACAAACTATTTCTTTGGTGGGAACGTGGATGCAACAAATCGCTATGAATTGGCTTGTGTACCGACTTACGGGTTCTGTTTTTTTACTTGGTACCGTTGGTTTTGCTACGCAAATGTCCACTTTTGTTTTGGCTCCTTTTGCGGGCGTTTACGCAGATCGTTGGAATCGTCATAAAATATTAATTACCACGCAAAGCCTTTCTTTATTGCAAGCTTTATTGATGACGGTTCTTATTTTTACACACGTAATTGCCGTTTGGCACATTTTGGTTTTAGCGGTTTTTCTCGGACTCATAAACGCCTTTGATATTCCTGCGCGACAAGCTTTTTTGGTGCAAATGATTGACGACAGAAAGGATTTACCAAATGCCATTGCGCTAAATTCTTCCATGTTTAATGCTGCGCGATTGATTGGTCCATCGCTTGCCGGAATTTTAATTGCACTTTTTGGGGAAGGATTTTGTTTTTTATTTAATGGCATCAGTTACATCGCCGTTATTATTGCTTTGTTGAGTATGAAAAATTTTCAGCCTCAAGCAAAAGCAAATACAAAAAAGGTGTGGCACAATTTGCGCGAAGGGTTTTCGTACGCCTTTCATTTGCCAGCTGCTCGTACTATTTTAACTTTGTTGGCAATTATTAGTTTGTTCGGAATGCCGTATTCCGTATTGATGCCGGTGTTTGCCAAAAAAATATTTTTAGGAGGCGCTCATACGTATGGATTTTTAACTGGTGCCACTGGCGTTGGTGCTCTAATTGCGGCATTTTATCTCGCCGGACGGAAAGATGCAGAAGGCTTGGGCAAAATTTTATTTTTCGGATCCTTGCTATTTGGTATTTGTTTATTGCTGTTTTCTTTATCACATAATTTGGTGCTTTCACTCTTTATTTTAGTCGCTATTGGTTTCGGACAAATTGTACAAATGGCATCTGGAAATACGATTTTACAAACACAAACAGACGATGCCATGCGCGGCAGAATAATGAGTATTTATACAATGGCTTTTCGTGGATTTATGCCTTTGGGAAGTTTGTTGGCAGGCACTTTAGCCGCTATAATTGGTGCGCCGTACACACTTTGTATTGGAAGTACGGTGTGTATTTTCGCTTCACTTTTCTTGAGAAAATATTTAGCTGCGATAAGTCCGAAAAAAAAATAA